A region of Kribbella sp. NBC_01245 DNA encodes the following proteins:
- the grpE gene encoding nucleotide exchange factor GrpE, which produces MTDRPSEFGDGEPVVTDKRRIDPETGELREPAKAPAPAGPAAGTPGTPGAQPPRDPSDLIGPSAQEALLTEALKERTADLQRLQAEYVNYKRRVDRDREANREIVIGSVLTELLQTLDDIGRARDAGHLEGAFKAVAESVERVTEKLGLVKFGEVGDAFDPRIHEALMHNYSDEVDQPTATLVMQPGYRLGDRILRAARVAVSEPTEQLPEPAAETKPED; this is translated from the coding sequence GTGACCGATCGCCCGTCCGAGTTCGGTGACGGCGAGCCCGTCGTCACCGACAAGCGCCGGATCGACCCCGAAACCGGCGAGCTGCGGGAGCCTGCCAAGGCCCCCGCGCCCGCCGGCCCGGCGGCTGGCACGCCCGGTACGCCGGGTGCGCAGCCGCCGCGGGACCCGTCCGACCTGATCGGCCCCAGTGCGCAAGAGGCTTTGCTGACCGAGGCGCTCAAGGAGCGTACGGCGGACCTGCAGCGGTTGCAGGCCGAGTACGTGAACTACAAGCGCCGCGTCGACCGGGATCGCGAGGCCAATCGCGAGATCGTCATCGGCTCCGTGCTGACCGAGTTGCTCCAGACCCTGGACGACATCGGCCGGGCCCGCGATGCGGGTCACCTCGAGGGCGCCTTCAAGGCCGTCGCCGAGTCGGTCGAGCGGGTCACCGAGAAGCTCGGCCTGGTCAAGTTCGGCGAGGTCGGCGACGCGTTCGATCCGCGGATCCACGAGGCGCTGATGCACAACTACTCCGACGAGGTGGACCAGCCGACCGCGACGCTGGTGATGCAGCCGGGCTACCGCCTCGGCGACCGCATCCTGCGTGCGGCCCGGGTGGCCGTCTCCGAACCGACTGAGCAGCTGCCCGAGCCGGCCGCTGAGACCAAGCCCGAGGACTAG
- the dnaJ gene encoding molecular chaperone DnaJ, with protein MSTKDWLEKDFYKVLGVSKTAEPDEIKKAYRKLARKYHPDSNSGDASAEAKFKEVSEAYDVVGDVKKRKEYDEARRLFGSGGFRMPGSAGGQGQGFGFDVGDLFNRGGSGGAGGGGLGDILGGMFGGGGRTTTTSSTARPRRGADIETEATIEFAEAVNGVTVALRMTSDEPCKTCRGTGAKYGTVPKVCLKCEGTGMQTSVQGGVFAMTEPCTECKGRGLVVDQPCETCHGSGRGQSSRTMQVRIPAGVTDGQRIRLKGKGAAGERGGPPGDLYVSVHVHSHRIFGRQGEHLTLTVPVSFTEAALGAEIKVPTLDGLPVTVRIPAGTANGSKLRVRGKGSVRRDGTKGDLMLTIAVQVPHDLTEEQRTKLQEYSTASAQPDLRAGLFGTG; from the coding sequence ATGAGTACGAAAGACTGGTTGGAGAAGGACTTCTACAAAGTTCTCGGCGTCTCCAAGACGGCTGAGCCTGACGAGATCAAGAAGGCCTACCGCAAGCTGGCGCGCAAGTACCACCCGGACTCCAACTCCGGGGACGCGTCCGCTGAGGCCAAGTTCAAAGAGGTCTCCGAGGCGTATGACGTGGTCGGGGACGTCAAGAAGCGCAAGGAGTACGACGAGGCCCGCCGGCTCTTCGGTAGCGGCGGCTTCCGCATGCCGGGTAGCGCCGGCGGCCAGGGGCAGGGCTTCGGCTTCGACGTCGGCGACCTGTTCAACCGCGGCGGCTCGGGTGGTGCCGGCGGTGGCGGTCTGGGCGACATCCTCGGCGGCATGTTCGGTGGTGGTGGCCGGACTACGACCACCAGTTCGACCGCGCGGCCGCGACGGGGTGCCGACATCGAGACCGAGGCGACGATCGAGTTCGCCGAAGCCGTGAATGGTGTCACCGTGGCCTTGCGGATGACCAGCGACGAGCCGTGCAAGACCTGCCGCGGCACCGGCGCGAAGTACGGCACCGTGCCGAAGGTCTGCCTCAAGTGCGAAGGCACCGGTATGCAGACCTCGGTCCAGGGTGGCGTCTTCGCGATGACCGAGCCCTGCACCGAGTGCAAGGGCCGTGGTCTGGTCGTCGATCAGCCCTGCGAGACCTGCCACGGTTCCGGCCGTGGCCAGTCGAGCCGGACCATGCAGGTCCGGATCCCGGCGGGCGTCACCGACGGCCAGCGGATCCGCCTGAAGGGCAAGGGCGCGGCCGGCGAGCGAGGTGGCCCCCCGGGCGACCTCTACGTCAGCGTGCATGTCCACAGCCACCGCATCTTCGGCCGTCAGGGCGAGCACCTGACGCTGACGGTGCCGGTGAGCTTCACCGAGGCGGCACTTGGTGCCGAGATCAAGGTCCCGACCCTCGACGGCCTGCCCGTCACGGTTCGGATCCCCGCCGGTACGGCCAATGGCAGTAAGCTCCGCGTCCGCGGTAAGGGTTCCGTCCGGAGGGACGGCACCAAGGGCGACCTGATGCTGACCATCGCCGTGCAGGTGCCTCATGACCTGACCGAGGAGCAGCGCACCAAGCTGCAGGAGTACTCGACCGCCTCGGCGCAGCCCGACCTACGGGCCGGATTGTTCGGGACTGGCTGA
- a CDS encoding heat shock protein transcriptional repressor HspR has protein sequence MPFSTQQSWDWDDRTPIYVISVAAQLAGMHPQTLRQYDRLGLVTPSRATGRGRRYSAYDVARLRYVQHLSQEEGVNLAGIRRILELQSEVEDLRKRVNQLLAEVQRGVGPMATQRVSRVFSAGPAGDVIAMGRQQTTTRWIRTQPLELGPR, from the coding sequence ATGCCTTTCTCCACGCAACAGAGCTGGGACTGGGACGACCGCACCCCGATCTACGTGATCTCGGTGGCGGCCCAGTTGGCGGGGATGCATCCGCAGACCCTCCGGCAGTACGACCGGCTCGGCCTCGTCACCCCCTCAAGGGCGACGGGCCGAGGCCGGCGCTACTCGGCGTACGACGTGGCGCGGTTGCGGTACGTCCAGCACCTTTCGCAGGAGGAGGGCGTCAACCTCGCGGGCATTCGGCGCATCCTCGAGCTGCAGTCCGAGGTGGAGGACCTGCGCAAGCGGGTCAACCAGTTGCTCGCCGAGGTCCAGCGTGGGGTCGGCCCGATGGCCACCCAGCGGGTCAGCCGGGTCTTCTCGGCCGGTCCCGCCGGTGACGTCATCGCGATGGGCCGCCAGCAGACCACCACCCGCTGGATCCGCACCCAACCCCTGGAGCTGGGCCCGCGATAA